Proteins co-encoded in one Opisthocomus hoazin isolate bOpiHoa1 chromosome 9, bOpiHoa1.hap1, whole genome shotgun sequence genomic window:
- the STRADB gene encoding STE20-related kinase adapter protein beta isoform X1 — MSCLDCSCILHTPVESIRSQELSESSVHECLADSDLAWTSPSTGRNEMVFCSSNVSHYQLQLEIGRRFNNLTSVYLARHTPTGTQVAVRITDLENCSEEHLKALQNEVVLSHFFQHPNVMTLWTVFTAGSWLWVISPFMAYGSARHLLKTYFPEGMSEALIGNILFGAIRGLNYMHQNGYIHRNIKASHILISGDGLVSLSGLNHLYSLVKNGQKSKVVYDFPEFSTSVLPWLSPELLRQDLSGYNMKSDIYSVGITACELASGHVPFQDMRPTQMLLQKLKGRTYCPWYINTFPRGESRMKNSQSGVDSGIGESMTQTMTSERLQIPFSKTFSPAFHNLVELCLQQDPEKRPSASSLLSHTFFKQIKEQTQNSLLSLLPPPIQNNRSEFLAVPASAAGTELGHITANQDDTDWEF; from the exons ATGTCTTGTTTG GACTGTTCCTGTATTCTGCATACACCAGTTGAATCAATCAGATCACAAGAGCTATCTGAGAGCAGCGTGCATGAATGCCTG GCTGATTCTGATCTAGCCTGGACTTCCCCATCTACAGGAAGAAATGAAATGGTATTTTGCTCTTCTAATGTCTCTCACTATCAACTCCAGCTGGAAATAG GAAGGAGGTTCAACAACTTAACTTCAGTGTACCTTGCACGGCATACTCCTACAGGCACACAAGTAGCTGTAAGGATCACAGACCTAGAAAATTGCTCTGAAGAGCATTTGAAAGCCTTACAG AATGAGGTGGTTTTATCCCACTTTTTCCAGCATCCCAACGTAATGACGCTTTGGACAGTGTTTACAGCTGGTAGTTGGCTTTGGGTCATCTCCCCGTTCATGGCCTATG gTTCGGCTAGACACCTGCTGAAGACTTACTTTCCTGAAGGAATGAGTGAAGCTTTGATAGGGAACATTCTGTTTGGTGCAATCAGAGGATTAAATTACATGCACCAGAATGGCTACATTCACAG GAATATTAAAGCTAGCCACATTCTGATTTCAGGGGATGGGCTGGTTTCTCTGTCTGGCTTAAACCACCTCTACAGTTTAGTTAAGAATGGACAAAAGTCAAAGGTGGTATATGATTTCCCAGAGTTTAGTACCTCTGTGCTTCCTTGGCTGAGTCCTGAACTACTGAGACAG GATTTGTCTGGGTATAACATGAAGTCTGACATTTACAGTGTGGGAATTACAGCGTGTGAATTAGCCAGTGGACATGTTCCATTTCAAGATATGCGTCCCACTCAG ATGCTGCTGCAAAAGCTGAAAGGTCGCACATATTGTCCTTGGTATATAAATACCTTTCCCCGTGGGGAATCCAGGATGAAGAATTCGCAGTCAGGTGTTGATTCTGGAATTGGTGAGAGCATGACACAAACAATGACCAGTGAAAGACTGCAAATTCCCTTTTCCAAAACGTTTTCACCTGCTTTCCACAACTTGGTAGAACTTTGCTTGCAACAGGACCCTGAGAAAAG GCCATCAGCAAGCAGTTTGCTTTCGCATACGTTCTTCAAACAG ataaaagaacaaacacagaatTCACTACTGTCTCTATTACCACCTCCTATTCAAAATAACAGATCAGAGTTCTTGGCAGTGCCCGCATCAGCAGCTGGGACTGAACTTGGACATATTACTGCAAACCAAGATGATACCGACTGGGAATTCTAA
- the STRADB gene encoding STE20-related kinase adapter protein beta isoform X2, which yields MSCLDCSCILHTPVESIRSQELSESSVHECLADSDLAWTSPSTGRNEMVFCSSNVSHYQLQLEIGRRFNNLTSVYLARHTPTGTQVAVRITDLENCSEEHLKALQHPNVMTLWTVFTAGSWLWVISPFMAYGSARHLLKTYFPEGMSEALIGNILFGAIRGLNYMHQNGYIHRNIKASHILISGDGLVSLSGLNHLYSLVKNGQKSKVVYDFPEFSTSVLPWLSPELLRQDLSGYNMKSDIYSVGITACELASGHVPFQDMRPTQMLLQKLKGRTYCPWYINTFPRGESRMKNSQSGVDSGIGESMTQTMTSERLQIPFSKTFSPAFHNLVELCLQQDPEKRPSASSLLSHTFFKQIKEQTQNSLLSLLPPPIQNNRSEFLAVPASAAGTELGHITANQDDTDWEF from the exons ATGTCTTGTTTG GACTGTTCCTGTATTCTGCATACACCAGTTGAATCAATCAGATCACAAGAGCTATCTGAGAGCAGCGTGCATGAATGCCTG GCTGATTCTGATCTAGCCTGGACTTCCCCATCTACAGGAAGAAATGAAATGGTATTTTGCTCTTCTAATGTCTCTCACTATCAACTCCAGCTGGAAATAG GAAGGAGGTTCAACAACTTAACTTCAGTGTACCTTGCACGGCATACTCCTACAGGCACACAAGTAGCTGTAAGGATCACAGACCTAGAAAATTGCTCTGAAGAGCATTTGAAAGCCTTACAG CATCCCAACGTAATGACGCTTTGGACAGTGTTTACAGCTGGTAGTTGGCTTTGGGTCATCTCCCCGTTCATGGCCTATG gTTCGGCTAGACACCTGCTGAAGACTTACTTTCCTGAAGGAATGAGTGAAGCTTTGATAGGGAACATTCTGTTTGGTGCAATCAGAGGATTAAATTACATGCACCAGAATGGCTACATTCACAG GAATATTAAAGCTAGCCACATTCTGATTTCAGGGGATGGGCTGGTTTCTCTGTCTGGCTTAAACCACCTCTACAGTTTAGTTAAGAATGGACAAAAGTCAAAGGTGGTATATGATTTCCCAGAGTTTAGTACCTCTGTGCTTCCTTGGCTGAGTCCTGAACTACTGAGACAG GATTTGTCTGGGTATAACATGAAGTCTGACATTTACAGTGTGGGAATTACAGCGTGTGAATTAGCCAGTGGACATGTTCCATTTCAAGATATGCGTCCCACTCAG ATGCTGCTGCAAAAGCTGAAAGGTCGCACATATTGTCCTTGGTATATAAATACCTTTCCCCGTGGGGAATCCAGGATGAAGAATTCGCAGTCAGGTGTTGATTCTGGAATTGGTGAGAGCATGACACAAACAATGACCAGTGAAAGACTGCAAATTCCCTTTTCCAAAACGTTTTCACCTGCTTTCCACAACTTGGTAGAACTTTGCTTGCAACAGGACCCTGAGAAAAG GCCATCAGCAAGCAGTTTGCTTTCGCATACGTTCTTCAAACAG ataaaagaacaaacacagaatTCACTACTGTCTCTATTACCACCTCCTATTCAAAATAACAGATCAGAGTTCTTGGCAGTGCCCGCATCAGCAGCTGGGACTGAACTTGGACATATTACTGCAAACCAAGATGATACCGACTGGGAATTCTAA
- the STRADB gene encoding STE20-related kinase adapter protein beta isoform X3 produces MSCLDCSCILHTPVESIRSQELSESSVHECLADSDLAWTSPSTGRNEMVFCSSNVSHYQLQLEIGRRFNNLTSVYLARHTPTGTQVAVRITDLENCSEEHLKALQNEVVLSHFFQHPNVMTLWTVFTAGSWLWVISPFMAYGSARHLLKTYFPEGMSEALIGNILFGAIRGLNYMHQNGYIHRNIKASHILISGDGLVSLSGLNHLYSLVKNGQKSKVVYDFPEFSTSVLPWLSPELLRQDLSGYNMKSDIYSVGITACELASGHVPFQDMRPTQMLLQKLKGRTYCPWYINTFPRGESRMKNSQSGVDSGIGESMTQTMTSERLQIPFSKTFSPAFHNLVELCLQQDPEKRPSASSLLSHTFFKQIRVLGSARISSWD; encoded by the exons ATGTCTTGTTTG GACTGTTCCTGTATTCTGCATACACCAGTTGAATCAATCAGATCACAAGAGCTATCTGAGAGCAGCGTGCATGAATGCCTG GCTGATTCTGATCTAGCCTGGACTTCCCCATCTACAGGAAGAAATGAAATGGTATTTTGCTCTTCTAATGTCTCTCACTATCAACTCCAGCTGGAAATAG GAAGGAGGTTCAACAACTTAACTTCAGTGTACCTTGCACGGCATACTCCTACAGGCACACAAGTAGCTGTAAGGATCACAGACCTAGAAAATTGCTCTGAAGAGCATTTGAAAGCCTTACAG AATGAGGTGGTTTTATCCCACTTTTTCCAGCATCCCAACGTAATGACGCTTTGGACAGTGTTTACAGCTGGTAGTTGGCTTTGGGTCATCTCCCCGTTCATGGCCTATG gTTCGGCTAGACACCTGCTGAAGACTTACTTTCCTGAAGGAATGAGTGAAGCTTTGATAGGGAACATTCTGTTTGGTGCAATCAGAGGATTAAATTACATGCACCAGAATGGCTACATTCACAG GAATATTAAAGCTAGCCACATTCTGATTTCAGGGGATGGGCTGGTTTCTCTGTCTGGCTTAAACCACCTCTACAGTTTAGTTAAGAATGGACAAAAGTCAAAGGTGGTATATGATTTCCCAGAGTTTAGTACCTCTGTGCTTCCTTGGCTGAGTCCTGAACTACTGAGACAG GATTTGTCTGGGTATAACATGAAGTCTGACATTTACAGTGTGGGAATTACAGCGTGTGAATTAGCCAGTGGACATGTTCCATTTCAAGATATGCGTCCCACTCAG ATGCTGCTGCAAAAGCTGAAAGGTCGCACATATTGTCCTTGGTATATAAATACCTTTCCCCGTGGGGAATCCAGGATGAAGAATTCGCAGTCAGGTGTTGATTCTGGAATTGGTGAGAGCATGACACAAACAATGACCAGTGAAAGACTGCAAATTCCCTTTTCCAAAACGTTTTCACCTGCTTTCCACAACTTGGTAGAACTTTGCTTGCAACAGGACCCTGAGAAAAG GCCATCAGCAAGCAGTTTGCTTTCGCATACGTTCTTCAAACAG ATCAGAGTTCTTGGCAGTGCCCGCATCAGCAGCTGGGACTGA